The genomic window AAGGCATACACGACCTTGCCGGCGCGTTCGCTGCGCGTGGCAACCAGCGTCTTGCGGCGCACCGGCGGCTCGACCAGGTTGAGCACGGGGTCGGCGGCATTGGCGGCCTCTTCATCCGAGAAATAGAGCCGCGTGTTCAAGCCGATGTTGATGCCGCGCGCGACGATCCAGACATTGACATGCGGCGCGCATTTGCGGCCCGCCTTGTCGATGATGGCGCCGGGCTTGATCGTTTCGAAGCTGACGAGGCCGCTGTCGAAGTCGGAGCCGGCGCGGCCCCAACCACGAAACTCCTGCTCCAGCGCACCCGCCGAGCGGTCGGCCGGATGGTTGTAGCGGCCGGCCGCATTGGCCTGCCAGATCTCCAGCAGCACGTCGCGCAGCGGCGTACCGGTACCGTCGAGGACCCTGCCTTCCAGCGTGATGCGTTCGCCCTTGGTGTTCGGCGTCACCAGGACATTCGAAAAGTTCTTCTCGAAGATGTCGAAGCCGGCCATTGCCGGGATCAGACCGATATGAACGTAGGGACCGGCGGTTTGCGAGGCGGTTTCCTTGAGGTAGTTGAGCGGCTGCGGCATTGCTCAGTTTCCTTCGGAGCGATTTTCGAAATAGGTGGAGCGCTGGCCGCGCAGCACGATGTCGAAGCGGTAGGCGAGCGAGTCGAAGGGTGTCGAGGCGTTGAGATCGAGCGGCGCGACGAGGCGGTCGAGCGCGTCCTTGTCCGGGATCGTCGTCAGGATCGGGCAGACCGGGATCAAGGGATCACCCTCGAAATACATCTGCGTGATCAGCCGCTGCGCAAAGCCGGAGCCGAACACCGAGAAGTGGATGTGGGCGGGGCGCCAG from Bradyrhizobium zhanjiangense includes these protein-coding regions:
- the pcaG gene encoding protocatechuate 3,4-dioxygenase subunit alpha, whose translation is MPQPLNYLKETASQTAGPYVHIGLIPAMAGFDIFEKNFSNVLVTPNTKGERITLEGRVLDGTGTPLRDVLLEIWQANAAGRYNHPADRSAGALEQEFRGWGRAGSDFDSGLVSFETIKPGAIIDKAGRKCAPHVNVWIVARGINIGLNTRLYFSDEEAANAADPVLNLVEPPVRRKTLVATRSERAGKVVYAFTINLQGPEETVFFDV